The Sebastes umbrosus isolate fSebUmb1 chromosome 4, fSebUmb1.pri, whole genome shotgun sequence genomic sequence TTCGATGGGCTAAACCTTATCTGGAGGTACACCGGAGGAGCTGGAAGCCATcaacaggaaaagcagagattCACACTGCTGTGCAAGGTCAGATCCTGAATTCTCTTCTGGGACACACACTGTCAGAaatatgacatactgtatacgccgtgtatgaaaatatgaacaaaGATGTTACTTAATGGAGACTGAACCATGTTTCTGTGTTGTATAGGAGCTCAAAGAGGCCTTTGTGGGTGAGGTGAAACAAACAGGCCGTGACAGATTAATCGTCACCGCTAGTGTCCCTGCTGAGAAGGCAACCATCGATGCCAGTTATGAAGTCGCACAGATTGCCATGTAATGCTCATTTACTGTCATTCATGTCATTATGATAAAGAAGTTGTCATGTTTTGGTGAACTTGATCTCCTCTGCTTTTTAAACAGGTACCTGGATTTCATTAATGTGCTGACATTTTACTTTCACGGCCCCAAGGAAACTGTCACAAGACATAACAGCCCCTTATTCAAGGGATCCAAAGACACTGGAGACCATATCTACTTGAACGCTGTGAGTACAGGGATTCACATTTTAAACTGCTTAAACACCTTTCTATTTAGAGATGTCCGTATTTTTTATGCTTCTGCACCAACAATAGCTTTGactggaggcattatgttttggggttGTCCGTCCATTCATCCGTAcgtccggtccattcttgtAATATCTccggaacgccttgagggaatttcttcaaatttggaaaCAAATGTCCACCctgactcaaggatgaactgattagattttggtggtcaaagttcaaggtcacTGGGGCCTCACATCCTTCCCATTCTCGTAATATCTCGCGAACGCCTTGAGCACGTTTCTTCATATTCggaacaaacgtccacttggaccccaaggatgaactgattttgattttggtggtcacaGGTCAAGCTCACTGTTGACTTCACAAATCACGCTTTTGGCCATAACTGAAGAATTcacatgctaattatgacaatttgagagaaatgtctaataggataaaatgatgacgtgagcacattttggacagaagtggatgtaaactgcaacttgactggttggcggaggcgtacaaccgcGATACAGTAATTCTATTTTTTCTCCACATTTTAGGACTACGCCATGCGGTACTGGCGTGACCTGGGAGCACCTGCACAAAAGCTAAACCTGGGGTTAGCGGCATTTGGGGAAACTTTTGAGCTCTCCTCTGTATCAAGTGGTGTTGGAGCACCAGTTAAGGGTCCTGGTGAAGGAGGCTCATACACCAGCACAGCCGGATTCTTGGCCTATTATGAGGTAAAACTGCAAGCTTTgaatataattaatttatatcaATAGCCTTATTATAGGCTAACCGCTTTTACTGTTTAtcacatttctgtttatgttAACACGTTAGGTCTAAATGTGACATTTGACCCCTTCTTTTCAGATATGCCCTTTTCTTGCTCATGCTGCAATCCAGTCTATTCCTGATCAGAGAGTTCCATATGCCGCTAAGGGAAATCAGTGGGTTGGATTTGAAAACCAATACAGCCTTGTTAATAAGGTAATCATCTGTTTCATTCAAACTGTTGCTCAGTGATTCCTTTCCAAATGACCGATTGGACACAAATCTGGTGAAATAGATATTTTGTCAACATGACTTCAACTGTTGAAGTGTtttgttcctcctcctctcaggtcTGTTACCTAAAAGCTAACGAATTTGGAGGAGCCTTTGTCTGGTCGTTGGACCTGGATGACTTTAGTGGACAGCTCTGTAAGCAGGGCAACTACCCCTTCATCAGCCAAGTGCAAAGTCTTTTGAAAAAACCTTGTGAAAACCCCTGTATTGGCCAAGTCAATGGGCAATACCCCAGAGCTCATGACCCACATTCTTTTTACAACTGTGCTGACGGACTAGCCTACCTCCAACAATGCGCAGCAAATTCTGTCTTTAAAGAATTCTGCCGTTGCTGTGTACATCCCACAATCACCCTCACTTCCACAACAAAGACCAATCCCACTACCAAGACCACTCCTACTACCAAGGCTAAAAAACCTTCTGAAAAACCTTCTGTAAACTTCTGTGCTGGAAGGAAAAATGGGCTCCATCCCAACCCTGATGACCCAGGCACTTATTACAACTGTGCTAACGGAAGAGACTACCTCCAATGGTGCGCAGCAAATTTGGTCTTTAAAGAATCCTGCAATTGCTGTGACCATCCACCAACCATTCTCAATTCCCCACCAATGACCACTCCCGCTACCAAGACCACTCCTACTACCACAACTGAAAAACCTTCTGCAAACCTCTGTCCTGGAGGGATCAATGGGCTCCATCCCAACCCTGCTGACCCAAGCACTTATTACAACTGTGCTAACGGAATGGCTTACCTCCAACATTGCCCAACAAGTTTGGTCTATAAAGCAAACTGCAAATGCTGTAACTTTCCCTAAATATAGGCCTATGTAATTGTTGGGGTATCTAATTGTATGTGGGTTTTCCTGTTGCTATTTATATACAGATGTTGCATATATGTATATCtaaatgtgaataaatataaaaataatatgttaataatagtaaaataatacatcaataaaataCCACAAGTTTCCCAGACTAATATTGgtgcattttatttgttttttttctgttttttttgttctgtgttGGTTGCTCTTTGTCTATCAGGTTTTTGTGAGATAAAAGACACAATATAGTGTGGAAACAGGCTGTATAGCAActcattattgatttttttaatttactgtgcataatgtaataactggGCATGATATGATgcaataatttaaatgtaataaaagctcataatgtaataatcagcCTATAAGAACACAATGAGCACATAAAATGTATAcaaatagtatatatatatatatatatatatatatatgtgactgACAgggtaatatttatttataattttgaaGGACACTTCCTTAACCTTATTCACTATtataaaacatcaacaaaacaGCAGATGCACATCCACCACCATATCTTGGTTGTTATGGCTGCGTAAATCATAGCCTATTTATGCATCTAGCAAACTTTGAGCAAGAATAACCTGGATTTGTTATGGTCTTCACCAACTCCTATTTTTTTTGCTGCTAAATACTTCAGTATATTCACCAGATGATTACAATTACAGTgtcatttcaataaataaaaaataatacttaaagggactttttgtaacttctacacgtataaatcattgcgggttggtgtcccatgcacactcgcgtgtggctacgctgttcagacaagactccaacacaaactacacggaagcaccaaaaccgcaaagttctatctagtgaagcccgtctgttaaacagtgttggctgtgGTCGGAGGACCTCTCCACTCTGGAGGATCATCTTGTTTTCTTCACTGGATGTGACAGCATTCCAGCACTGGGTTTCTCTCCAAAGCCAAGCCAATACTTGCGAAAATATTCTTGGCATACCAGTTCATTCAGTATACACTGCTTTCAAATCTGACATGGATTTTGGCATAGATTTGGAAGAACGTAAAAGGCAATATTATGGAGGGCAAGGTTCATCTGGTTTGCTATCATACGACTGAGAAACAATGGGTTCGACGGGCTAAACCTTATCTGGAAGCCAACAACAGGAAAAGCAGATATTCACACTGCTGTGCAAGGTCAGATCCTGAAATTTCTCTCTGGGACAGACACTGTCAAGAAATATGCCATACTGCATACACCGTGTATGAAAATACGAAGTATGAAAAAGATTTTACTTAATGGAGACTGAACCTTGTTTCTGTGTTGTATAGGAGCTCAAAGAGGCCTTTGTGGGTGAGGGAAAACAAACTGGCTGTGACAGATTAATCGTCACTGCTAGTGTCTCTGCTGAGAAAGCAACCATTGATGTCAGTTATGAAGTCGCACAGATTGCCACGTAAAGCTAATTTACTGTAATTCATGAAAAATCTGACATGGATTTTGGCATACGCAATTCACCAGGATTTGGAAGAGCGTAAGAGGCATTATTATGGAGGGCTTGTAGAGCTAGAGTTATGTTtaggagttgttgtttttttaattgatagtgttattagggcccgagcaccgacaaagtcgggtccgaggacctattgttcttcaaatgattattattagggccgaagcaccgacaaagtcgggtccgaggacctattgttcttcaaatgattattattagggcctgagcaccgacaacgtcgggtcCGAGGAACCTATTgttcttcaaa encodes the following:
- the LOC119486713 gene encoding acidic mammalian chitinase-like, with the translated sequence MVFFHVSASASSLRLVCSYDSKARDRVDGAKVTVSDIDPNLCTHLIYASAGIDQGYRLAPKYTNEEKNYLAFNTLKTRNPKLKTLLSVGDLDLQKFSEMMSTQPRRARFIRSAIIGLRNNGFDGLNLIWRYTGGAGSHQQEKQRFTLLCKELKEAFVGEVKQTGRDRLIVTASVPAEKATIDASYEVAQIAMYLDFINVLTFYFHGPKETVTRHNSPLFKGSKDTGDHIYLNADYAMRYWRDLGAPAQKLNLGLAAFGETFELSSVSSGVGAPVKGPGEGGSYTSTAGFLAYYEICPFLAHAAIQSIPDQRVPYAAKGNQWVGFENQYSLVNKVCYLKANEFGGAFVWSLDLDDFSGQLCKQGNYPFISQVQSLLKKPCENPCIGQVNGQYPRAHDPHSFYNCADGLAYLQQCAANSVFKEFCRCCVHPTITLTSTTKTNPTTKTTPTTKAKKPSEKPSVNFCAGRKNGLHPNPDDPGTYYNCANGRDYLQWCAANLVFKESCNCCDHPPTILNSPPMTTPATKTTPTTTTEKPSANLCPGGINGLHPNPADPSTYYNCANGMAYLQHCPTSLVYKANCKCCNFP